One segment of Acidobacteriota bacterium DNA contains the following:
- a CDS encoding type II secretion system protein, with protein MKQSGFWILDSRFWIREGVQLPIQNPKSKIQNRKDGFTLLEIIIVITILSVLTAAAIPMVRNTVRREREAELRLVLRQIRQALDRYKQYHDQSNGTAIPLEWKTPTGYPKDLKILVEGFIPANVVGTSDARVRFLRRLPIDPMTGTTEWGLKSYKDKPDSTSWGGEDVFDVYSKSNGEALNGTRYKDW; from the coding sequence ATGAAACAGTCAGGATTTTGGATCTTAGATTCTAGATTTTGGATTAGGGAGGGAGTACAACTTCCAATCCAAAATCCAAAATCCAAAATCCAAAATCGCAAAGACGGCTTCACCCTCCTCGAGATAATAATAGTAATCACAATCCTTTCGGTGCTAACCGCGGCTGCCATACCGATGGTGCGCAACACGGTGAGGCGCGAACGTGAAGCCGAACTCCGGCTCGTGTTGCGGCAAATTCGGCAGGCGCTCGACAGATACAAGCAATACCACGATCAAAGTAACGGGACCGCGATCCCACTAGAGTGGAAGACACCGACTGGCTATCCGAAGGACCTCAAGATTTTGGTCGAGGGTTTCATACCTGCGAACGTGGTCGGTACCAGCGACGCCCGAGTGAGGTTTTTGCGCCGCCTGCCGATTGATCCCATGACCGGGACGACTGAATGGGGCTTGAAGTCATATAAAGACAAACCCGATTCGACTTCATGGGGAGGCGAAGACGTATTCGACGTTTATTCCAAGAGCAACGGCGAGGCGCTCAACGGAACCAGGTACAAGGATTGGTAA
- a CDS encoding secretin N-terminal domain-containing protein — protein sequence MAKTLRLHQTIALALALTLAAPIAAFAADGKKHFNEGIKYEQNRQWDKAAQEFALAVSEKPSNIEYQLHLQRALVSAGTMLVERGDSLAEKKDYNAAYNAYRQAFSFDPTNELALIKMRRMLEAQGLPPDNLPTSGDPAGPKYRPDSNLKASYTSGGNAATLSPMRVQMPAIPGRRFSRTDVVYRDTNILTAIEQLAQMMKLNVMFDQMVVNQMKMIKISVELRDVTYPRALEMILKTNNLMYAQIDTRTIVIASDNPQQRTKYEPYAVRTFYIKNATVDEMRGAITGALATKNIVPVKQLNALIVRDTPANLELVENLINSIDKSKAEVLIDVNIYEVSHNDLLQIGNQFGVDPSTIGARKITIPAHDITKPNGKVKSVPEEIINVPGGVGAGAKSLGGFGLAGAIAGNVGSRVLTGPLGLALGLPSSTISFFQDRGKAKLLASTQVHVLDNEQNTVRIGQRVPIQTASLPSYNTPTVSQPTTGTGGTNNQTGNVNQNSFLGGAFGVGIPQIQYENVGLNIDITPNVYEDDVQMKMKIESTSIDGSTSSLTPTFSQRQMSSVARVRDGQTTLVAGVSQSVESKNVRGIPFIGLIPILGRFFATPDTRSTQSDVIITVTPHILRRADITEKDHYARAAGDVNSSSNQLKIEQILYLADQEDAQPNQVAENPAPAAPETKPQPVSAPPPPVVNTRSDSPGVVVAPPPAQALRPNVIKMQVSKPGIQTGNSGTGAGSQQVNPANKAVNDDDDDDDEPASTQAQSAAPLTVYVRPNSATATKGQDLYVAIFVNGNGEVSSAHITLGYDASLLEVKGVRDSGMLGAGSRAELQFSSDGGVLSIQMDRLQGTGGVPARGQLCLVVFGVKAPGQSPLLLNEAQTQFRSSTGQALPIKVQSSQVEIR from the coding sequence ATGGCAAAGACTCTAAGACTACATCAGACAATAGCGCTCGCGTTGGCGCTGACATTGGCGGCTCCCATTGCCGCTTTCGCGGCCGATGGCAAGAAGCACTTTAATGAAGGGATCAAGTACGAACAAAACCGCCAGTGGGACAAAGCCGCCCAGGAGTTCGCCCTTGCCGTATCTGAGAAGCCATCCAATATCGAGTACCAGCTTCACCTTCAGCGCGCGCTCGTGAGCGCTGGGACTATGCTGGTCGAGCGTGGAGACAGCCTCGCTGAGAAGAAAGACTACAATGCCGCTTACAATGCATATCGCCAGGCGTTTTCGTTTGATCCTACCAACGAGTTGGCGCTGATCAAGATGCGCAGAATGCTCGAAGCGCAGGGGCTTCCGCCCGACAATTTGCCCACGAGCGGCGACCCTGCCGGCCCGAAGTATAGGCCCGACTCGAATCTTAAGGCTTCCTACACGAGCGGCGGCAACGCTGCCACGCTCAGTCCGATGCGCGTTCAGATGCCGGCTATACCGGGGCGCCGCTTCAGCAGGACCGATGTCGTCTACCGCGACACCAATATTCTGACGGCCATCGAACAACTGGCCCAGATGATGAAGCTCAACGTGATGTTCGATCAGATGGTCGTAAATCAGATGAAGATGATCAAGATCTCTGTCGAGCTGCGCGACGTGACCTATCCCCGCGCCCTCGAGATGATCCTTAAGACCAACAATCTGATGTACGCGCAGATCGACACTCGGACAATCGTAATAGCCAGCGACAACCCTCAGCAGCGGACCAAGTACGAGCCCTATGCTGTTCGCACCTTTTATATCAAGAACGCCACCGTTGACGAAATGCGCGGGGCGATAACGGGAGCTCTGGCCACCAAGAACATAGTTCCGGTGAAGCAGTTGAACGCGCTGATTGTGCGCGACACGCCGGCTAACCTTGAGCTTGTCGAGAACCTGATCAACTCGATCGACAAGTCTAAGGCCGAAGTGCTCATTGACGTGAACATCTACGAAGTCTCGCACAATGACCTGCTCCAGATTGGGAATCAGTTTGGCGTGGACCCCTCTACGATCGGAGCCCGTAAGATAACTATTCCGGCGCACGACATAACTAAGCCCAATGGGAAGGTCAAGTCGGTGCCGGAGGAAATCATAAACGTGCCGGGTGGTGTTGGGGCTGGAGCTAAATCTCTCGGTGGTTTCGGGCTGGCAGGGGCCATAGCCGGGAACGTAGGGTCGCGTGTGCTGACTGGCCCACTTGGCCTTGCGCTTGGCCTTCCATCGTCCACGATCAGTTTCTTCCAGGATCGCGGTAAGGCGAAGCTGCTCGCTTCAACGCAAGTGCATGTGCTCGACAATGAGCAGAACACGGTGCGCATCGGACAGAGGGTGCCTATCCAAACCGCTTCGCTGCCCAGCTACAATACACCGACGGTGAGCCAGCCCACCACCGGTACCGGCGGAACTAACAACCAAACGGGCAATGTGAACCAAAATTCCTTTCTGGGTGGAGCGTTCGGCGTAGGCATCCCGCAGATACAATATGAAAACGTCGGACTCAATATCGATATAACACCGAACGTCTACGAGGACGATGTTCAGATGAAGATGAAGATCGAGTCTACCTCGATTGACGGAAGCACTAGCTCCCTCACTCCGACGTTCAGTCAGCGGCAGATGTCATCGGTGGCCCGCGTCAGGGATGGGCAGACCACGCTGGTTGCCGGAGTCAGCCAGAGCGTGGAGTCTAAGAACGTCAGGGGCATTCCGTTTATCGGATTGATTCCGATATTGGGGCGCTTCTTCGCAACACCAGATACCAGGAGTACTCAGAGCGACGTTATTATCACCGTGACGCCTCACATACTCCGACGCGCCGACATTACCGAGAAGGATCATTATGCGAGGGCCGCAGGTGATGTGAACAGCTCAAGCAATCAGCTCAAGATCGAGCAGATTCTATATCTGGCCGACCAGGAAGACGCGCAACCGAATCAGGTGGCTGAGAACCCGGCTCCTGCTGCGCCTGAAACCAAACCGCAACCAGTCAGCGCCCCGCCTCCTCCGGTCGTCAACACTCGATCAGACTCTCCCGGCGTCGTCGTCGCGCCACCGCCGGCTCAGGCGCTGAGGCCCAACGTCATAAAAATGCAGGTTTCCAAACCCGGCATTCAGACTGGCAATTCGGGAACCGGAGCCGGTTCTCAACAGGTCAATCCAGCCAACAAAGCGGTGAACGACGATGACGATGACGATGATGAGCCAGCTTCAACCCAAGCGCAGTCCGCGGCTCCGTTGACCGTCTACGTGAGACCAAATTCGGCGACGGCTACCAAGGGGCAAGATCTCTATGTTGCGATATTCGTCAACGGCAACGGCGAGGTCTCGTCGGCCCACATAACTTTGGGCTATGACGCCTCGCTGCTCGAGGTCAAGGGCGTGCGCGACAGCGGGATGTTGGGAGCGGGTTCGCGCGCCGAGCTTCAGTTTAGTTCCGACGGTGGAGTGCTAAGTATTCAGATGGACCGGCTGCAGGGGACGGGAGGCGTTCCCGCGCGCGGCCAGTTGTGCCTGGTTGTCTTCGGCGTGAAAGCACCAGGTCAGTCGCCGCTGCTGCTCAACGAAGCGCAGACTCAATTCCGCAGCTCCACCGGTCAGGCGCTGCCGATCAAGGTGCAATCGTCGCAGGTCGAAATCCGATGA
- a CDS encoding prepilin-type N-terminal cleavage/methylation domain-containing protein, which translates to MISKGTLKIEDRGLRIEGEPSTPAIFDPQSSIFVARGFTLLELVMVMTIIVILAAVSVTSYQHIQLKARETILKQDLQAMRKLIDQYAADKEKLPQSLDDLVSASYMRDVPVDPITGDRDWVVDMGEDTVSRDGGTGVIDVHSAAAGEGSDAIAYKDY; encoded by the coding sequence ATGATAAGTAAAGGTACCTTGAAGATCGAAGATCGAGGATTGAGGATTGAGGGTGAGCCAAGCACGCCCGCGATCTTCGATCCTCAATCCTCTATCTTCGTTGCGCGCGGGTTCACCCTGCTCGAGTTGGTGATGGTGATGACCATCATCGTAATACTGGCTGCGGTGAGCGTCACCTCGTACCAGCATATCCAATTGAAAGCACGCGAAACGATACTCAAACAAGACCTCCAGGCCATGCGCAAGTTGATTGACCAGTACGCGGCTGACAAGGAAAAACTTCCGCAGTCGCTCGATGATCTGGTCTCCGCCTCCTATATGCGCGACGTGCCTGTCGATCCAATCACCGGCGACAGGGACTGGGTAGTCGATATGGGCGAGGACACTGTGTCGCGCGACGGCGGCACAGGAGTGATCGACGTTCATAGCGCTGCTGCGGGCGAAGGCAGCGACGCCATCGCGTACAAGGACTACTAG